From one Oncorhynchus clarkii lewisi isolate Uvic-CL-2024 chromosome 6, UVic_Ocla_1.0, whole genome shotgun sequence genomic stretch:
- the LOC139410578 gene encoding uncharacterized protein translates to MENRRRRLQWVYGTEEVISGSRYLQRETQEDKLKREASAGELELKMFKEMMNQLEDSNHRLGEKDKLLGEKDKLLEERDKQLEERDKQLEERDKLLEERDKLLEGKENELKERRQEVEERRQEVEERRNPELPFKHGEMSDTGSILAVRRRNSKDLPPFMGGETSDTDPTLPLRRTNSMEFIPPDMGGESSSPDSPVSPSVSELRLVLLGRTGAGRSAAGNTILGREEFGAQASPSAVTQRSKRREGDVCGRRLVLVDTPDWFCPGLSLKEMRQDVGLCVRLSAPGPHAFLLVIPVEPSKGEERGVLERMEEMFGEDFWGHTVILFTHDDGLKEQSIEEFLQAGSQDLQQLVEKSGSRYHVLNIRDRAHGTQVSELLDQVEEMVAGNRERFYSSQTYQEAEDQVREMEGKIQRERGERKQREERDLRERLQKELQDSLIKIEGVIQEHEGDIRTLSERTSELERQVEEERDEEKKRELERELKRESDRREEMERKLERFREKRENERREMEERHRQEIEEMMENYEGEARVEAERNLMKIVLPELQRNIMISQTKMEREFSRQMKEKNIEMERLRQNLKEVREAHSVLQKGLEREGKGQRALIGLLGWVRRNSSSWLLHNLI, encoded by the exons TCTCAGGATCACGGTATTTACAACGTGAGACCCAGGAGGACAAGCTGAAGAGGGAGGCATCAGCTGGTGAGCTTG AGTTGAAGATGTTTAAAGAGATGATGAATCAACTAGAGGACAGCAACCACAGACTGGGAGAGAAGGACAAACTACTGGGAGAGAAGGACAAACTactggaagagagagacaaacaactggaagagagagacaaacaactggaagagagagacaaactactggaagagagagacaaactactGGAGGGAAAAGAAAATGAACtaaaagagaggagacaggaagtagaagagaggagacaggaagtagaagagaggagaaaccCAGAACTCCCCTTCA AACATGGAGAGATGTCAGATACAGGTTCCATCCTCGCAGTCAGGAGGAGAAACAGCAAGGACCTTCCTCCATTCA TGGGAGGAGAGACCTCTGATACAGACCCCACACTTCCACTGAGGAGGACAAACAGCATGGAGTTTATTCCTCCAGATA tgggaggagagagcagcagtCCAGACTCCCCAGTGTCTCccagtgtgtctgagctgagaCTGGTGCTGCTGGGGAGGACTGGGGCTGGGAGGAGTGCAGCAGGAAACACCATCCTGGGCAGAGAGGAGTTTGGGGCCCAGGCCAGCCCCTCTGCAGTGACCCAGAGGagtaagaggagagagggggacgtGTGTGGGAGACGGCTGGTGCTGGTGGACACTCCAGACTGGTTCTGTCCTGGACTCTCTCTGAAGGAAATGAGACAGGATGTGGGgctctgtgtccgtctgtctgcccCGGGAccccatgccttcctcctggtcATACCAGTGGAGCCCtctaagggggaggagagaggggtgctggagagaatggaggagatgTTTGGGGAGGATTTTTGGGGACACACTGTGATTCTATTCACCCATGATGATGGACTGAAAGAGCAGAGCATTGAGGAGTTTCTCCAAGCAGGAAGTCAGGACCTCCAGCAGCTTGTAGAGAAAAGTGGGAGCAGGTACCACGTCCTCAACATTAGGGACAGGGCCCATGGCACTCAGGTATCAGAGCTGCTGgatcaggtagaggagatggtggcaggaaacagagagagattctACAGCAGTCAGACCTACCAAGAGGCAGAGGACCaggttagagagatggaggggaagatccagagagagagaggagagaggaaacagagggaggagagagacttgAGAGAGAGGCTTCAGAAGGAGTTGCAGGACTCTCTGATAAAGATAGAGGGAGTGATCCAGGAACATGAGGGAGATATCAGAACACTCAGTGAAAGAACCAGTGAACTggagagacaggtggaagaagagagggatgaggagaagaaaagagagctggagagggagCTGAAGAGGGAGTCTgataggagggaggagatggagagaaagctggagagatttagagagaagagagagaatgagaggagggagatggaggagagacacagacaggagaTAGAGGAGATGATGGAGAACTATGAAGGAGAGGCCAGAGTTGAAGCAGAGAGAAACCTGATGAAGATAGTCCTACCTGAGTTACAGAGGAATATCATGATCTCACAGACAAAGATGGAGAGGGAGTTCAGCAGACAGATGAAAGAGAAgaatatagagatggagagactaAGACAGAACTTGAAAGAAGTCAGGGAAGCTCACTCAGTGTTGCAGAAGGGACTGGAACGAGAGGGGAAAGGTCAGAGGGCACTGATAGGGTTGTTGGGCTGGGTCAGGAGAAACTCATCAAGTTGGCTTCTCCACAATCTGATATGA